From Herbaspirillum sp. WKF16:
CGCGCCCCCATCACGCAACACCGTCAGATCGCCACCCTGCTCTCCAGCTCCTCACGCACCTCGGCCACGATGCCGAAGGAATGCAGGCGCGCCGCATGATCGTGGATCTGCGCGGTGATCATCAGCTCATCCGGCGCGGTGTCGTCGATGAAATTCTGCAGGCCTTCGCGCACGGTCTCGCGGTCGCCCACCACCGCGCAGGCCAGCGAGCGCTCCACGTGGGCCTGCTCGCCGGGCTGCCAATAATCGCTGATGTCGTCCACCGGCGGGTTCAGCTGCCCCGGCGTGCCGCGGATCAGGTTGATGAACTGCTGCTGCAGCGAGCTGAACAGGCGCTCGGCCTCGCGGTCGGTGTCGGCCGCGAACACGTTCAGGCCCAGCATCACATAGGGCTTCTGCAGCGCCGCCGAAGGCTTGAAGCGGGCGCGGTAGATCTCCACCGCCGACTTCATGAAGCCCGGCGCGAAGTGCGAGGCGAAGGCGAACGGCAGGCCCAGCTCCGCCGCCAGCTGGGCGCTGAACATGCTGGAGCCCAGGAGCCAGATCGGCACATGCAGGCCGGCGCCGGGCACGGCGCGCAAGCCCTGGTAGTCGGAGGGTTCGGCGAAATACTCCTGCAACTCCACCACGTCCTGCGGGAAGTTCTCGGCGGTGTCGCCGCCCATATGGCGGCGCAGGGCGCGCGCGGTGCGCTGGTCGGAGCCTGGCGCGCGGCCCAGGCCGAGGTCGATGCGGCCGGGATAGAGCGACTCCAGCGTGCCGAACTGCTCGGCGATCACCAGCGGCGAGTGGTTGGGCAGCATGATGCCGCCCGCGCCCACGCGGATGGTGCTGGTGTTGGCGGCGACGTGCGAGATCACCAACGAGGTGGCGGCGCTGGCGATGCCGCTCATGTTGTGGTGCTCGGCCAGCCAGTAGCGCCGGTAACCCAGCTTCTCGGCCAGCTGCGCCAGCTCCTTGGTGTTGTGGAAGGCCTGGGCCGCGGTGCTGCCCTTGTTGATCGGCGACAGGTCCAGTACGGAAAATGGAATCATGAATGGAAATCCTCGTGGCGCGCCGGGATCGCCGCCGCACCGGGTTGCCGGGCCGCGACATGCTGGCCCGGGATGCGCGCGGCGGCTCAGTCGAGCTTGACCACCAGCTTGCCGAAGTTCTTGCCCTGCAGCAGCCCGATGAAGGCCTGCGGCGCGTTCTCCAGGCCGTGCGCGACATCCTCGCGATAGCGCAGGCTGCCGTCCTTGAGCCAGCCGGCGACGTCGTGCTGGAAGGCAGCGTGCAGATCGGGACGGTTGACGTAGTAGTCGAAGATGATGAAACCCCTGATCTGGATGCGTTTGGTCAGCACGCTGCGCAGCAGGGCGCTGCTGTCGGTGGCGATGCCGCCGCCGTTGTAGTGGGCGATCAGGCCGCACACAGGAATGCGCGCATGGGTGTTGAGCAGCGGCGCCACGGCGTCGAACACGGCGCCGCCGACGTTCTCGAAATAGATGTCGATGCCGTCGGGGCAGGCCGCCTTGAGCTGGGCCGCGAAGTCAGGCGCGCGATGGTCGATGCAGGCGTCGAAGCCCTGCTCCTTCACCGCATAGGCGCACTTCTCGGCGCCGCCGGCCACGCCGACCACGCGGCAGTCCTTGATCCTGGCGATCTGCCCGACCAGCGAGCCGACCGCGCCGGTGGCCGCGGCCACCACCAGGGTCTCGCCGGCGCGCGGCTGGCCGATGTCGATCAGGCCGGCATAGGCGGTGTAGCCGGGCATGCCGAGCACGCCCAGCGCATGCGAGGGATGGGCGAAGCCGTCCGGCAGCTTGGTGGCGCCGGAGCCGTCGGAGACGGCGTACTCCTGCCAGCCGGTGTAGGCCATCACCAGCTCACCCTCGCGGTAGCCGGGATGGCGCGAGGCCACCACGCGCGAGACGGTGCCGCCGGTCATCACCGCGTCCACCGCCACCGGCGGCGCATAGGAGGGCGCGTCGCTCATGCGGCCGCGCATGTAGGGATCCAGCGAGAGCCACTCGGCGCGCAGCAGCAGTTGCCCGTCCTGCAGCGCCGGCACCGGCGCCTCCTCCAGGCGGAAGTTCTCGGGCGTGGGCGCGGCGCTGGGGCGCGAGGCCAGAACGATCCGGCGATTGACGGCGTGGGTTGCGCTCATGGAATGTCCTTTCGGGAAGATGGTCGGAAGACGGGATTCATTGCGGAGGCACCAGCACGCGGCGCGTGACCTGCATCGCGCTTTCCATCGGCGCGCGGTCCCGGCTGAGCTTGGACATCAGGCTGGCGCCCAGCCACAGCTGGTAGAGCATGGTGGCCGTGGGCAGCGGCGCCAGCACGGTGTGCAGCGAGCCGTCGGCGACGCCGTCGGCGATGCAGCCGGCGATGCGGGCGATGAAGCGGCCGGTGCCTTCGTGCAGCGCCGCGCGCATGTCCTCGGAGAGGTCGGCCACTTCGGCCGACAGCTTGACCACCAGGCAGCGCTGCTCGAACTCCTCGCAGCACTGGCTCTCCAGCCAGTAGCCCCAGTAGGTCAGCAGGCGCTCGCGGGCGCCCCCGGCGGCGGGCGTTGCGCCCAGCACCTGTTCCAGCAGCGCCAGGTAGCCTTGGACGTAGTGCTCGATGAGCTCGCGGCCGTACTGCTCCTTGGAGCCG
This genomic window contains:
- a CDS encoding LLM class flavin-dependent oxidoreductase encodes the protein MIPFSVLDLSPINKGSTAAQAFHNTKELAQLAEKLGYRRYWLAEHHNMSGIASAATSLVISHVAANTSTIRVGAGGIMLPNHSPLVIAEQFGTLESLYPGRIDLGLGRAPGSDQRTARALRRHMGGDTAENFPQDVVELQEYFAEPSDYQGLRAVPGAGLHVPIWLLGSSMFSAQLAAELGLPFAFASHFAPGFMKSAVEIYRARFKPSAALQKPYVMLGLNVFAADTDREAERLFSSLQQQFINLIRGTPGQLNPPVDDISDYWQPGEQAHVERSLACAVVGDRETVREGLQNFIDDTAPDELMITAQIHDHAARLHSFGIVAEVREELESRVAI
- a CDS encoding NADP-dependent oxidoreductase, which encodes MSATHAVNRRIVLASRPSAAPTPENFRLEEAPVPALQDGQLLLRAEWLSLDPYMRGRMSDAPSYAPPVAVDAVMTGGTVSRVVASRHPGYREGELVMAYTGWQEYAVSDGSGATKLPDGFAHPSHALGVLGMPGYTAYAGLIDIGQPRAGETLVVAAATGAVGSLVGQIARIKDCRVVGVAGGAEKCAYAVKEQGFDACIDHRAPDFAAQLKAACPDGIDIYFENVGGAVFDAVAPLLNTHARIPVCGLIAHYNGGGIATDSSALLRSVLTKRIQIRGFIIFDYYVNRPDLHAAFQHDVAGWLKDGSLRYREDVAHGLENAPQAFIGLLQGKNFGKLVVKLD
- a CDS encoding TetR/AcrR family transcriptional regulator, which produces MRESYGENKRNILTAGRAIIAQKGFSGVGLSEILSAADIPKGSFYHYFGSKEQYGRELIEHYVQGYLALLEQVLGATPAAGGARERLLTYWGYWLESQCCEEFEQRCLVVKLSAEVADLSEDMRAALHEGTGRFIARIAGCIADGVADGSLHTVLAPLPTATMLYQLWLGASLMSKLSRDRAPMESAMQVTRRVLVPPQ